A region from the Actinoplanes sp. OR16 genome encodes:
- a CDS encoding LacI family DNA-binding transcriptional regulator has product MRTTVHDVADAAGVSVSTVSRALTGGSVSPATRATVIAAAERLGYRPNRTARGLITGRTGNYGLIVPDLRNPFFADVAKGVTARARAVDCGVFITDTDEDVSAELEALAMLGRNTDGVLLCSPRATDAELLEAADPDTTVLVHRQVPGMLSISADIAAGTRQAIDHLRALGHRQIAFLAGPDESWAGHQRLSALGEYEILRFGSVAPTFEGGVLAGDLVLASPATAVLAYNDLVAMGLLHRLAARGVSVPDQISVVGYDDISLAAMSHPPLTTVAVPKGRAGAAALEVLLRAGKPASTVREREVTLPTGLVVRASSGLAGG; this is encoded by the coding sequence CCAGGGCGACCGTGATCGCCGCGGCGGAGCGGCTGGGTTACCGGCCCAACCGGACGGCCCGAGGGCTGATCACCGGGCGTACCGGGAACTACGGCCTGATCGTCCCCGATCTGCGTAACCCGTTCTTCGCCGATGTCGCCAAGGGTGTGACGGCCCGGGCGCGGGCGGTCGACTGCGGCGTGTTCATCACCGACACCGACGAGGACGTGTCGGCCGAGCTGGAGGCGCTCGCCATGCTGGGCCGCAACACCGACGGGGTGCTGCTGTGCTCGCCGCGGGCCACCGACGCCGAGCTGCTGGAGGCCGCCGACCCGGACACCACGGTTCTGGTGCATCGGCAGGTTCCGGGCATGCTGTCGATCTCGGCCGACATCGCCGCGGGCACCCGTCAGGCGATCGACCACCTGCGGGCGCTCGGGCATCGGCAGATCGCGTTCCTGGCCGGGCCGGACGAGTCGTGGGCCGGGCACCAGAGACTGTCCGCGCTGGGGGAGTACGAGATTCTGCGGTTCGGCTCGGTGGCGCCGACGTTCGAGGGCGGCGTGCTCGCGGGCGATCTGGTGCTGGCCAGTCCGGCCACGGCGGTCCTGGCGTACAACGATCTGGTCGCGATGGGCCTGCTGCACCGCCTCGCCGCTCGGGGCGTGTCCGTTCCCGATCAGATCAGCGTGGTGGGCTACGACGACATCAGCCTGGCCGCGATGAGCCATCCGCCGCTGACCACCGTCGCGGTGCCGAAGGGCCGGGCGGGCGCCGCCGCGCTGGAGGTCCTGCTGCGAGCGGGCAAGCCGGCGTCGACGGTGAGGGAGCGTGAGGTCACCCTCCCGACGGGACTCGTCGTCCGGGCGTCGTCAGGACTGGCCGGAGGGTGA